In Halomarina salina, one DNA window encodes the following:
- a CDS encoding YihY/virulence factor BrkB family protein, with protein sequence MDRLADGVGLAVAVARVTLAERLRYPAAALAYYGFVSFVPLLLLVFVAVGPRLATELSRATPQFLTPAVRQLVNQSIATGSERTSSGVLAVLVLAWSGANFVGDVRTVVERIEGGIESTVRHWLRDAVVVLGSLGAAILAVGATSIFFALPPNNALNQVSAFVGLWVVLSFVFLPLYYVPSTVVTSPRAAVPGATIASLGWTIIHTGIHFYAVNAGSYAVFGVLSGVVVIFTALYLSASVLLVGIVVNAEAAARSVGSS encoded by the coding sequence ATGGACCGACTCGCCGATGGCGTCGGACTCGCCGTGGCCGTCGCCCGGGTCACGCTGGCGGAGAGACTCCGGTACCCGGCGGCGGCACTCGCGTACTACGGGTTCGTCTCGTTCGTCCCGCTCCTGTTGCTGGTGTTCGTCGCTGTCGGTCCGCGACTCGCCACCGAACTGTCCCGGGCCACTCCCCAGTTTCTCACTCCGGCGGTGCGGCAACTGGTCAACCAGTCGATAGCGACGGGCTCCGAGCGAACCAGTTCCGGCGTGCTCGCCGTGCTCGTGCTGGCCTGGAGCGGGGCGAACTTCGTCGGGGACGTCCGGACGGTCGTCGAGCGCATCGAGGGAGGCATCGAGAGTACGGTCCGCCACTGGCTCCGCGACGCCGTCGTCGTCCTCGGGAGCCTCGGGGCGGCCATCCTCGCCGTGGGTGCGACGAGTATCTTCTTCGCACTCCCGCCGAACAACGCCCTCAATCAGGTTTCGGCGTTCGTCGGCCTGTGGGTCGTCCTCTCGTTCGTCTTCCTCCCGCTGTACTACGTCCCGTCGACCGTGGTGACGTCGCCGCGGGCCGCGGTCCCCGGCGCGACCATCGCCTCGCTCGGCTGGACCATCATCCACACCGGCATCCACTTCTACGCGGTCAACGCCGGGAGCTACGCCGTCTTCGGCGTCCTCAGCGGCGTCGTCGTCATCTTCACGGCGCTCTACCTGTCGGCCTCGGTCCTGCTCGTCGGCATCGTCGTCAACGCCGAGGCCGCCGCCAGGTCCGTCGGCAGTAGCTAG
- a CDS encoding HalOD1 output domain-containing protein, with protein MNSGGRDAVERSGERVVWVASDGLSPGLVPALLSCLAEAMETDVEAAGTVLDEAIDSVVFERVYTQIYDGSARFEGRVTFPVGEFEVTITTDGRIEVTPSRRGSGPVDDASTSTR; from the coding sequence ATGAACTCCGGGGGGCGTGACGCCGTCGAGCGCTCGGGTGAGCGAGTCGTCTGGGTCGCCAGTGACGGCCTGTCGCCGGGGCTCGTCCCGGCGCTGCTCTCCTGTCTCGCGGAGGCGATGGAGACCGACGTCGAGGCGGCCGGGACGGTCCTCGACGAGGCGATAGACTCGGTCGTCTTCGAACGGGTGTACACGCAGATATACGACGGCAGCGCTCGGTTCGAGGGCCGGGTGACGTTCCCCGTCGGGGAGTTCGAGGTGACCATCACTACCGACGGCCGAATCGAGGTCACCCCGTCCCGACGCGGGTCGGGGCCGGTCGACGACGCCTCCACCTCGACCCGCTAG
- a CDS encoding helix-turn-helix domain-containing protein yields MTIIAEFTLGADEFILGQVLSRDPNTHVEIERVVPASRRVMPYIWVHGGDLEEFEETIRASEHVKELAALDYVDESALYRVEWEEEVESLIHGMAQTDASILEARGNEEWYFRIRFDSHTGLTAFHNYCVDHDIRYRLEKVYSLVEGEAEGHLFDLTPPQREAILLALEEGYFEIPRQVTLAELATELDISEQALSERVRRANNKVLANALLSQSVADLQ; encoded by the coding sequence ATGACCATCATCGCGGAGTTCACGCTCGGGGCCGACGAGTTCATCCTCGGGCAGGTGCTGTCGCGTGACCCGAACACGCACGTCGAGATAGAACGGGTGGTTCCCGCATCGCGGCGGGTGATGCCGTACATCTGGGTCCACGGGGGCGACCTGGAGGAGTTCGAGGAGACGATTCGAGCGAGCGAGCACGTCAAGGAACTCGCGGCGCTCGACTACGTCGACGAGAGTGCGCTGTACCGGGTCGAGTGGGAGGAGGAAGTCGAGAGCCTCATCCACGGGATGGCCCAGACGGACGCCTCGATTCTCGAAGCGCGCGGGAACGAGGAGTGGTACTTCCGCATCCGGTTCGACAGCCACACCGGACTGACCGCGTTCCACAACTACTGCGTCGACCACGACATCCGGTACCGACTCGAGAAGGTGTACTCGCTCGTCGAAGGCGAGGCGGAGGGCCACCTGTTCGACCTCACGCCCCCACAGCGCGAGGCGATACTACTGGCCCTCGAAGAGGGGTACTTCGAGATACCGCGGCAGGTGACGCTCGCCGAACTGGCGACCGAACTGGACATCTCCGAGCAGGCGCTCTCCGAACGGGTCCGTCGTGCCAACAACAAGGTACTCGCCAACGCACTGCTCAGTCAGTCCGTGGCCGACCTGCAGTGA
- a CDS encoding SHOCT domain-containing protein, translated as MTGESWREKVIAILPMLILGLGFLDLFMDVLPGVPFYLVFVVGFAVVLPIAAILLSVEDDDGDGDGEFVSGFEREMERFGHRMERFGERMERTFEGTPRRDGREGRDRRENDTHRQTGADDVPDAETNNRDAIETLRQRYANGDLTDAQFEAKLDRLLETDTPENAQEWRERERHRERAGDR; from the coding sequence ATGACTGGCGAGTCGTGGCGCGAGAAGGTCATCGCGATACTGCCGATGCTCATCCTCGGTCTCGGCTTCCTGGACCTCTTCATGGACGTCCTCCCCGGCGTCCCGTTCTACCTCGTCTTCGTCGTTGGGTTCGCCGTCGTCCTCCCTATCGCGGCCATCCTGCTCAGCGTCGAGGACGACGACGGAGACGGCGACGGCGAGTTCGTGAGCGGGTTCGAACGCGAGATGGAGCGGTTCGGCCACCGGATGGAACGGTTCGGCGAGCGGATGGAGCGGACGTTCGAGGGCACCCCTCGACGAGACGGACGAGAGGGGCGAGACCGACGAGAGAACGACACCCACCGACAGACCGGCGCTGACGACGTTCCAGACGCCGAGACGAACAACCGCGACGCCATCGAGACGCTCCGGCAGCGCTACGCGAACGGCGACCTCACCGACGCGCAGTTCGAGGCGAAACTCGACCGCCTGCTGGAGACCGACACCCCCGAGAACGCCCAGGAGTGGCGCGAACGAGAGCGCCACCGGGAGCGAGCGGGGGACCGTTAG
- a CDS encoding AAA family ATPase, producing the protein MDAPLWTETHAPSLEDLPQAGVRDALGRAVDEPMNVVVYGPKGSGKTAGVRALADAAHESENDYVELNVDDFFSRRKTEIKNDPRFERFLVGRSRMSKRDMINHVLKESASYAPVSGSYRTILLDNAEAIREDFQQALRRVMERHHRTTQFVIATRQPSKLIPPIRSRCFDVPVRAPTHDEVVGVLEPIVEAEDVEYDDDGIEYVAGYAEGDVRRAILGAQTTVEQEGELTMQTAYEALGQLGLTARVEEMLDAALDGEFSDARKTLDDLLVDEGYDGGEILDDLLRVSRSRRSGRELAELHRLAGEVDLDLAEGTSDRIHLAHLLAELGR; encoded by the coding sequence ATGGACGCCCCGCTGTGGACCGAGACGCACGCGCCGTCGCTCGAGGACCTCCCACAGGCCGGGGTCCGCGACGCGCTCGGGCGGGCCGTCGACGAACCGATGAACGTCGTCGTCTACGGACCCAAGGGGTCGGGCAAGACCGCCGGAGTCCGCGCGCTCGCCGACGCGGCCCACGAGAGCGAGAACGACTACGTCGAACTGAACGTCGACGACTTCTTCTCCCGGCGGAAGACGGAGATAAAGAACGACCCCCGGTTCGAGCGGTTCCTCGTCGGCCGCTCGCGCATGTCGAAACGCGACATGATCAACCACGTCCTCAAGGAGTCCGCGAGCTACGCTCCCGTCTCTGGGTCCTACCGGACCATCCTGCTCGACAACGCCGAGGCCATCCGCGAGGACTTCCAGCAGGCGCTGCGCCGGGTGATGGAGCGCCACCACCGGACGACGCAGTTCGTCATCGCCACGCGCCAGCCATCGAAGCTCATCCCGCCCATCCGCTCGCGCTGTTTCGACGTCCCCGTCCGCGCGCCGACCCACGACGAGGTGGTCGGCGTCCTCGAACCCATCGTCGAGGCGGAGGACGTCGAGTACGACGACGACGGCATCGAGTACGTCGCGGGCTACGCCGAGGGGGACGTCCGACGGGCCATCCTCGGCGCACAGACGACCGTCGAGCAGGAGGGCGAACTGACGATGCAGACCGCCTACGAGGCGCTCGGTCAACTGGGCCTGACCGCCCGCGTCGAGGAGATGCTGGACGCCGCACTCGACGGCGAGTTCTCGGACGCCCGGAAGACGCTCGACGACCTGCTGGTCGACGAGGGGTACGACGGGGGAGAGATACTCGACGACCTGTTGCGCGTCTCGCGGTCACGCCGGTCGGGTCGTGAACTGGCCGAACTCCACCGCCTCGCTGGCGAGGTCGACCTCGACCTCGCGGAGGGGACGAGCGACCGCATCCACCTCGCCCACCTGCTCGCAGAACTGGGTCGCTAG
- a CDS encoding DUF7344 domain-containing protein, which produces MGDTITATDSPEVWDELYRILAVHRRRRVLDALRRTTGGTTVDELVARLAETAASGDTPPDRTQLRLELSHVDLPMLDEAGLVDRNPESGRVSLTGRARALPLFSALQNGLVGTPLRTGRPSADVSTPDTIVEEESD; this is translated from the coding sequence ATGGGGGATACCATCACCGCGACGGACTCACCCGAAGTGTGGGACGAACTGTACCGGATTCTCGCCGTCCACCGACGGCGACGAGTGCTCGACGCACTCCGGCGAACCACCGGGGGGACGACGGTCGACGAACTGGTGGCTCGCCTGGCCGAGACGGCGGCCTCTGGCGATACTCCCCCGGACCGCACCCAGTTACGCCTCGAACTCTCGCACGTGGACCTCCCGATGCTCGACGAGGCGGGGCTGGTCGACCGGAACCCGGAGTCGGGCCGCGTCTCGCTCACCGGTCGTGCGAGAGCGTTGCCGCTGTTCAGCGCACTCCAGAACGGACTGGTCGGGACCCCACTGCGGACCGGACGGCCGTCCGCCGACGTTTCGACCCCGGACACCATCGTCGAGGAGGAGAGCGACTGA
- a CDS encoding pyridoxamine 5'-phosphate oxidase family protein, protein MSSNPYGQFMGVPMSRDDVDALLTSRGYGIVSLCREGAPYSLPMSFGYDGDHVYFGFIEDSPDPTKLEYVEDGATVRLLVTDVRGRFDWRSVAVTGPVGSLDRDDEAEWGHFVDTMDDNAWFLRAFERSDAVEAIHGWELAPDEVRGIERTEEVYE, encoded by the coding sequence ATGTCCAGTAATCCATACGGTCAGTTCATGGGCGTCCCGATGAGCAGAGACGACGTCGACGCGCTGTTGACGTCCCGAGGGTACGGCATCGTCTCGCTCTGCCGCGAGGGCGCGCCGTACAGTCTCCCGATGTCGTTCGGGTACGACGGCGACCACGTCTACTTCGGGTTCATCGAAGACAGCCCGGACCCGACGAAACTGGAGTACGTCGAGGACGGTGCGACGGTCAGACTCCTCGTCACGGACGTCCGCGGCCGGTTCGACTGGCGGAGCGTCGCCGTCACCGGGCCGGTCGGGTCGCTCGACCGCGACGACGAGGCGGAGTGGGGCCACTTCGTCGACACGATGGACGACAACGCGTGGTTCCTGCGGGCGTTCGAGCGGTCCGACGCGGTCGAGGCGATCCACGGCTGGGAACTCGCCCCCGACGAGGTGCGGGGCATCGAGCGGACGGAGGAGGTCTACGAGTAA
- a CDS encoding DUF4382 domain-containing protein — translation MKRAAAAVLVVSMLVLAGCSATLPGTNAEETGTVQLYVSDERNAIDQFSRLDVTVTGVAFRTAEQSPEAATTATNVTGSGLPTDATDATDDWERHAVENVTVDLTRLQGENATRLGNLTVASGDYGAVRLDVAAAEGTLQDGERVDVTLPSDRLRLDDRFTVESGSEVEFVFDVTVVDAGDSGRFVLKPVASESGTDRTVRLVDATVDTPLAAGANVGDQSGTGARTSEDLELHVDGMPAPGQTVTVRATRDDAPVTGARVLVDGESVGTTDADGALDVTLPSSGETTLRVEHGSASVDAHLVFG, via the coding sequence ATGAAACGAGCGGCAGCCGCGGTGCTGGTTGTCTCGATGCTGGTACTCGCGGGCTGTTCCGCGACGCTCCCCGGAACGAACGCCGAGGAGACCGGGACGGTACAGCTGTACGTCAGCGACGAGCGGAACGCCATCGACCAGTTCTCCCGTCTCGACGTCACCGTCACGGGCGTCGCCTTCCGGACGGCCGAGCAGTCGCCCGAGGCCGCGACGACGGCGACGAACGTCACCGGGAGCGGGTTGCCGACCGACGCGACCGATGCGACCGACGACTGGGAGCGCCACGCCGTCGAGAACGTCACCGTCGACCTGACCCGGTTGCAGGGCGAGAACGCGACTCGCCTCGGGAACCTCACCGTCGCGAGCGGCGACTACGGCGCCGTCCGGCTGGACGTCGCCGCGGCCGAGGGGACCCTGCAGGACGGCGAGCGCGTCGACGTGACGCTGCCGAGCGACCGACTGCGACTGGACGACCGGTTCACGGTCGAGTCGGGGAGCGAGGTCGAGTTCGTCTTCGACGTCACCGTGGTCGACGCGGGCGACAGCGGGCGGTTCGTGCTGAAACCGGTCGCCAGCGAGTCCGGGACCGACCGGACCGTCCGACTCGTCGACGCGACGGTCGACACCCCGCTCGCCGCCGGCGCGAACGTCGGCGATCAGTCGGGGACCGGAGCGAGGACGAGCGAGGACCTCGAACTGCACGTGGACGGGATGCCCGCACCCGGACAGACGGTGACCGTCCGGGCGACGAGGGACGACGCCCCGGTGACGGGCGCACGGGTCCTCGTCGACGGCGAATCGGTGGGGACGACGGACGCCGACGGGGCGCTCGACGTGACGCTCCCGTCGAGCGGTGAGACCACGCTGCGCGTCGAACACGGCTCGGCGTCGGTCGACGCGCACCTGGTGTTCGGCTGA